CAGCGTGAACGAGCAAAAGTATCATCACAATTAGAACTCTATGGTGGTCTTGATAAAAAACTTACCGATGTCGATGAGCTGTTAGAACTTGCCGCACAAGACAATGAAATCGCCGTTGAAGTTGACGATACGCTTACGAATATAAAAACCACAATAGAAAAAATGGAACTTGAGCGCATGCTTTCAGGACAGTACGACGCGCTTAATGCCATTGTATCTATTAATGCTGGTGCTGGTGGTACTGAAAGCCAAGATTGGGTGCAAATGCTTTTGCGTATGTTATTGCGTTGGGCTGAACATCACGATTTTGAATATGAAATGCTTGACACCTTACCAGGTGATGAAGCTGGCTTAAAGAGCGCAAGTTTTTCTGTAATGGGCACTAATGCTTATGGCTATTTGCGCGGAGAAAGTGGCGTGCATCGTTTAGTGCGTATTAGTCCTTTTGACGCCAACAAACGTCGACATACTTCATTTGCATCGATTGCAGTTGCACCTGAAATAGATGATAGCATCGAAGTTAATATTCGTGATGAAGATTTGCGAGTAGATACTTATCGTTCTGGAGGAGCAGGGGGACAGCACGTCAATAAAACTGATTCTGCAGTACGATTAACTCATATACCAACCGGTATTGTTGTTGCGTGCCAGGCTGAACGTAGTCAGCATAAAAACAAGTCTAAAGCGATGAAAATGTTAAGGGCTAAGATTTTTGAGCGAGAATTACGTGCAAAAGAAGAAGAGCGAGCCAAGATAGCTGGTGAAAAGAAAAAAATTGAATGGGGTTCGCAAATTCGCTCTTACGTTTTACAGCCATATCGTATGGTAAAGGATCATCGCACTGGTCTAGCTGTTGGCAATACCGACGCTGTGCTTGATGGTGACTTAGATAATTTCATTGAAGCTTATCTTCTTGGGCGAACACCAACAAGTGTTGATGATGAAGCAGATGATTTATAAATATTCTTGTTAACATCTTGTTGTGGTCTAATGATACAGTCAGTTATTGATGTTATTTATTAGGGGGTGTCCCTAAATGTCTCCCGTCGATCTTCAAGAAATCCGCTACTTACGACCGCGTGCTCGCAGAAATCCTGCCTGCGACTTGCCACAAGCAAGCCTTTTGCATGATTTTGCTGCGCGCGCGGCCATCGCTTACGCGGCTTTCGTGAATTTCTCGGTCCAACATTTAGGGACACCCCCTATTAGTTACCATGTTTATAACGCATTAAGACATATTTTTCAGCGTTAGAGCAATTGCAAAAAACTAGCATAACGCTTTAACATTAAGTTGTTACAGGAGGTTATATGCCCTTATTGGCAGAAGATACCATGTACTCTGAACGAATGGA
The window above is part of the Deltaproteobacteria bacterium genome. Proteins encoded here:
- the prfB gene encoding peptide chain release factor 2 (programmed frameshift) → MADRKEILKDLQSRFDILRRHLDLEALARKLAEFDHDSQNPQLWQDAQKAAEHQRERAKVSSQLELYGGLDKKLTDVDELLELAAQDNEIAVEVDDTLTNIKTTIEKMELERMLSGQYDALNAIVSINAGAGGTESQDWVQMLLRMLLRWAEHHDFEYEMLDTLPGDEAGLKSASFSVMGTNAYGYLRGESGVHRLVRISPFDANKRRHTSFASIAVAPEIDDSIEVNIRDEDLRVDTYRSGGAGGQHVNKTDSAVRLTHIPTGIVVACQAERSQHKNKSKAMKMLRAKIFERELRAKEEERAKIAGEKKKIEWGSQIRSYVLQPYRMVKDHRTGLAVGNTDAVLDGDLDNFIEAYLLGRTPTSVDDEADDL